The Candidatus Deferrimicrobiaceae bacterium genome includes the window GGTGAGTCGTCGCGCAAGTCGCGAGCCGACCGACGAGTCCAAGGCCGATGCTTTGCTTGAAAGGCTTGCCCAAGATGTGAAGCTTGTCATCGATATTGGTCTCCTTAGTCCGCCTGCATTGCCCAAGTCGATGAGCATCGACTCTGTCGAACGCGCTGAAGCATCCGCCCGCGACTTACGCCGTCAACTGGAGCTGCCGCCAGGCCCAATATGGGAGCTGTTGGCGGTCGCCGAGCGTGTTGGTCTATACGGTTTCTGCCTCGATCTTGGCAACGATTCGCTCGATGGATCCTATTTGCGTCTCGACACCGGCGGCGTCGCGGTGGTGAACGGTGCAACGCCGTCGGGTCG containing:
- a CDS encoding helix-turn-helix transcriptional regulator, yielding MAEARKIAQLSQADLATAVRLDRTAITKVESGERKLDSLELTRIANVLKLPIEWFLTPPLPAVVSRRASREPTDESKADALLERLAQDVKLVIDIGLLSPPALPKSMSIDSVERAEASARDLRRQLELPPGPIWELLAVAERVGLYGFCLDLGNDSLDGSYLRLDTGGVAVVNGATPSGR